From one Salmo salar chromosome ssa09, Ssal_v3.1, whole genome shotgun sequence genomic stretch:
- the tpp1 gene encoding tripeptidyl-peptidase 1 precursor → MRILLAFCVLICSSLILGEHLEADQDILIPEDWTRVGRIAPTEKLELTFALKQQNVDQLEHLLLLVSDPESAQYGKHLTLEEVSALVRPSQLTQKVVRHWLQSHGVTDCQTILTQDFLQCTMNTQVAEALLPGIEFHRYVRDGISLVRSSSAYQVHEDVLQHLDFVGGVHRFPPKGQDLNEVLTKRRRSGAKFHLGNTPATLRSRYNLTAADVGSAQNNSQAVAQFLEQFYHPADLAEFMTLFGRSFQHLSKIDRVVGVQGAGKAGLEASLDVEYIMSTGANIPTWVFTNPGRHETQEPFLQWMLLLSNMTDIPWVHTISYGDDEDSLSSAYMMRINTEFMKAGVRGISMLFASGDSGAGCRHLTKGENSFRPSFPASSPYVTTVGGTSFKNPFKVTYEVTDYISGGGFSNVFKMPDYQVGAVEGYLKAVSRLPPKTYFNTSGRAYPDIAALSDNYWVVTDRVPIPWVSGTSASTPVVGGILSLINDQRFLKGLPSLGFLNPRLYQLQGQGLFDVTDGCHLSCLDEQVQGQGFCAAPSWDPVTGWGTPNYPALLAALVLEK, encoded by the exons ATGAGGATTCT GTTGGCCTTTTGTGTCCTCATATGCAGCTCATTGATTTTGGGTGAACATCTTGAGGCTGATCAGGACATCTT GATACCAGAAGACTGGACTCGTGTAGGCAGGATCGCCCCCACAGAGAAGTTGGAGCTGACCTTTGCTTTGAAGCAGCAGAATGTGGATCAACTGGAACACCTGCTGCTACTGGTTTCGGACCCTGAGTCGGCACAATATG GCAAGCATCTGACTCTAGAGGAGGTGTCCGCTCTAGTACGTCCATCCCAGCTGACCCAGAAAGTGGTTCGTCACTGGCTGCAGAGTCACGGGGTCACAGACTGCCAGACCATCCTCACTCAGGACTTCCTCCAATGCACCATGAACACGCA AGTGGCAGAGGCCCTGCTTCCAGGCATTGAGTTTCACCGCTACGTAAGAGATGGCATCTCCCTGGTGAGGTCATCATCTGCATACCAGGTGCATGAGGATGTTCTCCAACATCTTGACTTTG TTGGAGGTGTTCACCGCTTTCCACCCAAGGGGCAGGACCTCAATGAAGTCTTGACAAAGAGGAGACGGTCTGGAGCGAAGTTTCATCTTGGAAACACACCCGCCACCCTCAGGTCTCGCTACAATCTGACCGCAGCGGACGTGGGTTCAGCTCAGAACAACAGTCAAGCCGTGGCTCAG TTCTTAGAGCAGTTCTACcaccctgctgacctggctgagttCATGACGCTGTTTGGAAGGAGTTTCCAGCACCTGTCTAAGATTGACCGGGTGGTGGGTGTTCAGGGAGCAGGGAAGGCTGGTCTGGAGGCCAGCCTGGATGTAGAGTACATCATGAGCACAGGGGCCAACATACCTACATGGGTCTTCACCAATCCAG GTCGGCATGAGACCCAGGAGCCATTCCTCCAGTGGATGTTGCTGCTCAGCAACATGACAGACATCCCTTGGGTCCACACCATCAGCTACGGGGACGATGAGGACAGCTTGTCCTCCGCCTACATGATGCGCATCAACACTGAGTTCATGAAGGCTGGCGTACGGGGCATTTCTATGCTGTTTGCCTCAG GTGATAGTGGAGCTGGCTGCAGACACTTGACCAAAGGAGAGAATTCTTTCCGACCAAGCTTTCCTGCATCAAG CCCATACGTGACGACAGTGGGGGGAACTTCATTCAAGAATCCATTCAAGGTCACCTATGAGGTCACTGACTACATCAGTGGCGGCGGCTTCAGCAATGTTTTTAAGATGCCGGACTACCAG GTCGGTGCTGTGGAGGGTTATCTGAAAGCAGTGTCGCGTCTCCCTCCAAAGACGTATTTCAACACCAGTGGACGGGCCTACCCAGACATAGCCGCTCTCTCAGACAACTACTGGGTGGTCACCGACAGGGTACCCATCCCCTGGGTGTCTGGTACTTCG GCCTCCACCCCTGTGGTTGGAGGAATCCTCTCTCTGATCAATGACCAGCGCTTTCTGAAAGGCCTGCCTTCTCTGGGCTTCCTCAATCCCCGCCTGTATCAGCTGCAGGGCCAGGGACTCTTTGAT GTGACTGATGGTTGTCACCTGAGCTGTCTGGACGAGCAGGTCCAGGGGCAGGGTTTCTGCGCGGCACCGTCGTGGGACCCAGTCACAGGATGGGGAACGCCCAACTACCCTGCTCTGCTGGCTGCCCTGGTGTTGGAGAAATGA